The Geotalea uraniireducens Rf4 genome window below encodes:
- a CDS encoding glycosyltransferase family 9 protein codes for MNWKLIRIIDACIGIPLIWCFRNLALFRHREPFSLNNSTARRILLIKFWGIGNLFMLLPTIQAIRSTWPGATIDFLTLENNREALAMTGAVDDIVTLDTRSPDLFLRTWRLAATLLRHNRYDLIVDFEQFARFSALLTHQISAGQTIGFETRGQHRHHLYTRTIAYDNDIHITRSFYALAMGAGVATLFSPEVQLGPLKMLRDTGRRFLVELGISPEEPVVIMHIGTSDNFRERRWPPERYAALADLLTGQCGIRVILTGLPEEAFLTRETWQRLKKPERVIDLGGQMSFTDYFALITVSDLVISADTAAVHLASAVNTPVVGLYGPNSPHLYGPWGRNGLALFAGYDCSPCITNFNAKINTCRHPDGRGACMLALTVEDTFAAIEGAYCAPQAPFRLTKLGGSDA; via the coding sequence ATGAACTGGAAACTGATCCGCATCATAGACGCCTGTATCGGAATTCCACTGATCTGGTGCTTTCGAAATCTCGCACTGTTCCGGCATCGTGAACCGTTTAGCCTGAATAATTCTACTGCCAGGCGGATCCTGCTGATAAAATTCTGGGGCATCGGCAACCTGTTCATGCTGCTCCCCACAATTCAGGCAATTCGATCGACTTGGCCGGGCGCGACCATTGACTTTCTGACACTTGAAAACAATCGTGAAGCCCTGGCCATGACCGGCGCCGTTGACGACATAGTCACTCTTGACACCCGCAGCCCCGATCTCTTCCTCCGTACCTGGCGACTTGCAGCGACGCTTCTTCGCCACAACCGCTACGACCTGATTGTTGACTTCGAGCAGTTCGCCCGTTTTTCCGCCCTGCTGACTCATCAGATCAGTGCTGGACAAACCATCGGTTTTGAAACCCGTGGACAGCACCGCCACCACCTCTACACCCGCACCATCGCCTATGACAACGATATCCACATCACCCGCTCGTTCTACGCTCTTGCCATGGGAGCCGGCGTCGCCACCCTCTTTTCACCCGAAGTTCAGCTTGGCCCCCTGAAAATGCTGCGCGATACAGGGCGGCGCTTTCTGGTCGAACTCGGTATTTCACCTGAAGAACCGGTTGTAATAATGCATATCGGCACCAGTGATAACTTCCGGGAACGTCGTTGGCCACCGGAACGGTATGCTGCACTTGCCGACCTCCTGACCGGACAGTGCGGCATACGGGTCATCCTGACCGGCCTGCCGGAGGAAGCATTCCTGACCCGTGAAACTTGGCAAAGGCTGAAAAAACCTGAGCGGGTCATCGATCTCGGGGGGCAAATGTCTTTTACCGACTATTTTGCGCTTATAACTGTGTCAGATCTGGTGATATCGGCAGATACGGCCGCCGTCCATCTCGCATCTGCGGTCAACACCCCGGTGGTCGGCCTGTACGGCCCCAACTCACCCCATCTGTACGGCCCATGGGGCAGGAATGGTCTGGCGCTCTTCGCTGGGTACGACTGCAGTCCCTGCATCACCAACTTTAACGCCAAGATCAACACCTGCCGGCATCCCGATGGGCGTGGCGCCTGTATGCTGGCACTTACTGTCGAAGACACATTTGCGGCAATTGAGGGTGCCTATTGCGCTCCGCAAGCCCCCTTTCGTCTGACAAAGCTGGGAGGATCAGACGCATGA
- a CDS encoding glycosyltransferase has product MNGSCVIVIPFVSMNEYLLQCLKECQALDYPQFHIILLPDQPVSLPPEFLHDNISIIVTGDLTIAAKRNIAIRHFSGADYFALIDSDAYPDVNWLKNGVAYLANHPDVWAVGGPNITPPDEPLLQRVVGNAQQTFLVSGPLHFAKKLSASRDCSSLHSCNLILSRHAFDTLGGFDETLFTGEDRNLCDRIRETGKRIYFHRDVIVYHHNRSLWIPFLLQRITYGHGSVAIGKRQFNRFNVALYLPLGWLGLFLALFVYEMCSAGSMLASMIFAFINLAVAAVMAAQACISIREIPLTLAAILLCYLGTTIGQILALVGIEPNLKRFYSNRPAGVIPLVVRQQKGPAGEPPS; this is encoded by the coding sequence ATGAACGGGAGTTGCGTTATTGTCATACCGTTCGTCTCAATGAACGAATATCTGCTCCAATGCCTTAAAGAGTGCCAAGCACTCGACTATCCCCAATTTCACATCATTTTGCTGCCAGACCAGCCCGTTTCTCTCCCGCCGGAGTTTCTACACGACAACATTTCCATCATTGTCACCGGCGACCTCACCATTGCTGCTAAACGGAACATCGCCATTCGCCATTTCAGCGGTGCAGACTATTTTGCCCTTATTGATTCCGACGCCTACCCCGACGTTAACTGGCTGAAAAACGGGGTTGCATACCTTGCCAACCACCCTGACGTCTGGGCCGTTGGTGGCCCCAATATCACCCCACCGGATGAACCGCTGCTGCAGAGGGTCGTCGGGAATGCACAGCAGACATTCCTGGTATCCGGTCCGCTCCATTTCGCAAAAAAGCTCTCCGCGAGCCGAGATTGCTCCAGTCTGCACTCATGCAACCTGATACTGTCCCGACATGCCTTCGATACTCTGGGAGGCTTTGACGAAACACTTTTCACCGGCGAAGACCGCAACCTATGTGACCGTATCCGGGAAACCGGAAAGCGGATCTATTTTCATCGGGACGTTATCGTATATCACCACAACCGTTCCTTGTGGATACCCTTTTTGCTACAGCGGATCACTTACGGCCATGGTTCGGTCGCCATCGGCAAGCGACAGTTCAACCGCTTCAACGTGGCACTGTACCTGCCTCTAGGCTGGCTGGGGCTGTTTCTTGCCCTTTTCGTGTACGAAATGTGCAGCGCCGGAAGTATGTTAGCGTCCATGATATTTGCTTTTATCAACCTTGCAGTCGCTGCTGTTATGGCGGCACAAGCCTGTATATCAATACGGGAAATACCGCTCACACTGGCAGCCATACTGCTCTGCTACCTGGGGACAACCATCGGCCAAATCCTCGCTCTTGTGGGAATTGAGCCGAACTTAAAACGCTTCTACTCAAACCGTCCGGCAGGAGTCATCCCGCTTGTTGTCAGACAACAAAAAGGCCCTGCTGGTGAGCCGCCATCATGA
- a CDS encoding radical SAM protein: MRPHITALLHNRFIQRHEPFSVVHFVTTRCNARCKHCFIDFSTPIDRANELALDEIVRLARNLGKTLYNVNLTGGEPFLRDDLFDIVSCYIQHTPVRSIVITTNGWFTDAIRTLLKRYSRLDTPCSLTISISIDNIEQKHDSGRQLAGLYAHAIESYRAVAACKDPRINADIALTVTPENADTITEIYHRLQQTGINTVSPIMLREEGVQNSIANKQKLASAYRELTRLTEETGSAAPGEFTRALHRAKKRISHRILHDSCLNPRFISPCKAGSLFVTITADGTVAPCELLTERMPLGNLRDYEMNFLKLLNSQRAQNARHEISKTKCHCTFECAWTVNILTTPSYWPSLALNTLKELA; this comes from the coding sequence ATGCGTCCCCACATTACAGCATTGCTCCATAATCGATTCATACAACGTCACGAACCATTCAGCGTTGTGCACTTCGTGACGACTAGATGCAATGCCCGGTGTAAACACTGCTTCATTGATTTCAGTACCCCAATAGACCGTGCGAATGAATTGGCGCTTGACGAGATCGTACGACTCGCCCGGAACTTGGGTAAAACTCTCTACAATGTCAACCTGACCGGCGGTGAGCCATTCCTCCGGGACGACCTGTTCGACATCGTTTCTTGCTATATTCAGCACACACCTGTCCGTTCAATTGTCATTACCACCAACGGCTGGTTTACCGATGCGATCAGAACGCTTCTCAAACGCTATTCACGCCTTGACACCCCATGCAGCCTTACGATTTCGATCTCAATCGATAACATCGAGCAGAAACATGATTCCGGAAGGCAATTAGCGGGGCTCTATGCCCATGCCATTGAATCATACCGAGCTGTCGCCGCATGCAAAGATCCGCGTATCAATGCTGATATCGCACTGACTGTCACACCGGAAAACGCTGACACTATCACCGAAATATACCACCGCCTGCAGCAGACTGGTATAAACACAGTATCCCCGATCATGCTGCGCGAGGAAGGTGTTCAGAACTCTATCGCGAACAAACAGAAACTGGCGTCTGCATACCGAGAACTGACCCGGCTGACGGAAGAAACAGGTTCTGCTGCACCGGGAGAATTCACCCGTGCCTTACACCGTGCAAAAAAGCGGATATCCCATCGCATTTTGCATGACTCATGCCTCAATCCACGCTTCATATCGCCATGCAAGGCAGGCTCTCTCTTCGTGACTATCACTGCTGACGGCACCGTAGCACCGTGCGAACTGTTAACAGAGAGGATGCCGCTGGGAAACCTGCGAGACTACGAAATGAACTTCCTGAAACTTTTGAATAGCCAGCGTGCCCAAAATGCACGACACGAAATAAGTAAAACAAAATGTCACTGCACCTTTGAATGCGCCTGGACGGTCAACATCCTGACAACACCTTCATACTGGCCCAGCCTGGCACTCAACACGTTGAAAGAGCTAGCATGA
- a CDS encoding cytochrome c biogenesis protein ResB — MNEFITPPEAEPENEVFPVEPRYHPVHKIPRKIYDFFASAKLAMALLVIILACCLTGVTILRGARAWSLIFNTLWFNALLVLLVVNVACCFFGRIWHRKLTLITFGMILFHLSFVAILGGIIYNSLFYFRGNIRLTEGEVLPSGDPQSYDLIDKGRFFSFARLKGETSLVKMHVGYKVAGEDKRAAYEVAVGEDGDRKQGIIYITHKLTHKGFDYFNDKEGYSLLVTLSNKQGQDLYGAYLPLQSIQQKDDSYLYTTGYKEGGLVRVDAIRFPVPPEKPRFALQVTYQPSKLKERGGDAAFLLFAIDEKGMLKSDKPVAEGKASIGEQFAAGEYILSAKEVRYWVGMLVRYEPGKPIVLASLWVGLAGMIITTIGRMRKGKAYGKAS; from the coding sequence ATGAACGAATTTATTACCCCCCCCGAAGCCGAACCAGAAAACGAAGTGTTTCCTGTTGAACCCCGTTATCACCCGGTACATAAAATTCCCCGAAAAATTTACGATTTCTTTGCATCTGCCAAGCTGGCAATGGCTCTGCTGGTAATTATCCTGGCATGTTGCCTGACAGGGGTTACCATCCTGCGAGGGGCGCGGGCCTGGAGCCTGATCTTTAACACGCTCTGGTTCAATGCCCTGCTGGTACTGTTGGTGGTGAATGTGGCCTGCTGTTTTTTCGGCAGGATATGGCACAGGAAGCTGACGCTGATTACTTTTGGCATGATCCTGTTTCACCTCAGTTTTGTGGCGATACTTGGAGGAATCATTTACAACAGCCTGTTCTATTTCAGGGGAAATATCCGGCTGACCGAGGGGGAGGTCCTCCCGAGCGGTGATCCTCAGAGTTACGATCTGATTGACAAAGGGCGTTTTTTCTCCTTTGCGCGATTGAAGGGCGAGACATCGCTCGTCAAAATGCATGTCGGCTACAAGGTTGCCGGCGAGGACAAGCGGGCTGCATACGAAGTGGCGGTCGGCGAGGACGGTGACAGGAAGCAGGGTATCATTTACATTACCCATAAGTTGACCCACAAGGGATTCGATTACTTCAACGACAAGGAAGGATATTCGCTGCTGGTCACGCTTTCCAACAAGCAGGGGCAGGATCTGTACGGGGCTTATCTGCCGCTGCAGAGCATTCAGCAGAAGGATGACAGTTACTTGTATACAACCGGTTACAAAGAGGGGGGCTTGGTTAGGGTGGACGCTATTCGGTTTCCGGTTCCTCCTGAGAAGCCACGTTTTGCCCTGCAGGTTACGTATCAGCCGTCCAAGCTGAAGGAGCGTGGAGGGGATGCGGCGTTCCTGCTTTTTGCGATTGATGAGAAAGGGATGCTGAAATCCGACAAGCCAGTTGCCGAAGGAAAGGCCTCCATCGGGGAGCAGTTTGCCGCCGGCGAGTATATCCTGTCGGCCAAGGAGGTGCGTTACTGGGTTGGCATGCTGGTGCGCTACGAGCCGGGCAAGCCGATTGTGCTTGCAAGCCTCTGGGTGGGGCTGGCCGGGATGATCATCACGACGATAGGGCGGATGAGGAAAGGCAAGGCATATGGGAAGGCTTCCTGA
- the ccsA gene encoding cytochrome c biogenesis protein CcsA — MKPELMLFWTAVSLYGISTFSYIFGMIAKQDKLFTIGLFSAVAGFVPHVAVIALRWSATGITPFIDISESLTLGIFMTVLLFLVFQFSTKKVRPLGVLVMPVAFVLLGWAGTLMKEVAATLAPALQSGWIWVHIVGASAGFASVLIAAGLGLMYLLKENKSGGIYDKLPDLATLDMFSYRFVAGGFILYGLMMISGCFWSNQVKGSYWGWDPVEVWSLVSWLTYGIYLHLRVTFGWRGRRLAWYALIALIAMIVSYWGIPFTVETFHSGFRIDHK; from the coding sequence ATGAAGCCAGAACTCATGTTGTTTTGGACCGCAGTTTCGCTGTATGGCATTAGCACCTTCAGCTACATCTTCGGCATGATTGCAAAGCAGGACAAGCTCTTCACCATTGGCCTGTTCAGCGCTGTGGCAGGATTTGTGCCCCATGTTGCTGTGATTGCCCTGCGCTGGTCTGCGACCGGTATAACTCCTTTCATTGATATTTCCGAATCTCTCACGCTCGGGATATTCATGACGGTACTGCTGTTTCTGGTGTTCCAGTTCTCCACGAAAAAAGTTCGCCCCCTTGGCGTGTTGGTGATGCCCGTTGCCTTTGTGCTGTTGGGGTGGGCCGGAACGCTGATGAAAGAGGTTGCCGCAACCCTGGCGCCTGCTCTGCAGAGCGGCTGGATATGGGTGCATATTGTCGGGGCTTCGGCCGGTTTTGCGTCGGTGCTGATTGCAGCGGGGCTTGGACTTATGTATCTACTTAAGGAAAATAAATCCGGCGGCATCTATGATAAGCTACCGGATCTTGCAACACTTGATATGTTTTCGTACCGTTTTGTTGCCGGCGGGTTTATCCTCTATGGTCTGATGATGATATCGGGATGCTTCTGGTCCAACCAGGTCAAGGGGAGTTACTGGGGATGGGATCCGGTGGAGGTGTGGTCGCTGGTTTCCTGGCTTACCTACGGCATTTATCTGCACCTGCGGGTAACCTTCGGCTGGCGCGGCAGAAGGCTGGCATGGTATGCGCTGATTGCACTTATCGCCATGATCGTCAGCTACTGGGGGATACCGTTCACCGTGGAAACATTTCATAGTGGTTTCAGGATCGATCATAAGTGA
- a CDS encoding B12-binding domain-containing radical SAM protein, translating to MKLAIIFPPLPFGWTPVAPPILEYLAALTRRVDPSIEIELISASATPDAFDKLECDLASISILTPTAVPGYHIADGLRARGIKVVFGGMHASAMPEEAKSHGDAVVIGEAESAWPEVLRDFRAGQLKPFYRGEQLPLNDLPTPLYGKLGGGHQFRVINTSRGCPYNCTFCSVKPFFGASIRFRPIEDVVRDVCAIPEKMYINGDENIWWEGFEQRAIDLFTALKVAKKKWMGFGSLRPVLSPAGSRMLNAARESGMLTVWVGWDAISDESLTAYKANGKVGVDRERAVRTLRDHGIDVSLFYMLGSREDSLDDFKRSVEVADRLGVSMHPSLVVPYPGTELRQQYEPYLYKELGWEYYTGAYALFDHPDAAMTPEAREEAFYESSLELLSLPRVLRHMFKVPLSGFPYAHILSLMNQLPVRKGMKIAYEQWKASKKAVGEKQIIV from the coding sequence ATGAAACTCGCAATCATATTTCCTCCCCTCCCCTTCGGCTGGACCCCGGTGGCCCCGCCGATCCTGGAGTATCTGGCCGCGCTTACCCGCAGGGTCGATCCGTCTATCGAGATTGAACTGATCAGCGCCAGTGCCACACCAGACGCCTTTGACAAGTTGGAGTGCGACTTGGCGTCCATCAGTATTCTGACGCCGACGGCGGTGCCGGGGTACCATATTGCCGACGGTCTGCGGGCGCGGGGCATCAAGGTCGTGTTTGGCGGTATGCATGCTTCCGCCATGCCTGAGGAGGCCAAATCCCACGGGGATGCAGTGGTCATCGGTGAGGCGGAGTCGGCTTGGCCCGAGGTGCTGCGTGATTTTCGCGCCGGTCAGCTGAAACCTTTTTATCGTGGTGAACAACTACCTCTCAACGATCTACCCACGCCTCTCTACGGAAAGTTGGGAGGGGGACATCAGTTCCGCGTCATCAATACTTCGCGCGGTTGTCCATACAACTGTACATTCTGTTCAGTGAAGCCTTTCTTCGGGGCAAGTATCCGATTCCGTCCCATCGAGGATGTGGTGCGCGATGTATGCGCGATCCCCGAAAAGATGTATATCAACGGGGACGAGAATATCTGGTGGGAAGGCTTTGAGCAGCGGGCAATAGATCTGTTCACAGCACTCAAGGTGGCGAAAAAAAAGTGGATGGGCTTTGGCAGCCTGCGTCCGGTGCTGTCGCCGGCGGGGTCGCGGATGTTGAACGCGGCCCGTGAAAGCGGCATGCTGACCGTCTGGGTCGGCTGGGATGCCATATCTGACGAGTCGCTGACGGCGTATAAGGCCAACGGCAAGGTAGGCGTCGACCGCGAACGAGCAGTGCGCACGCTTAGGGATCATGGTATCGATGTGTCGCTGTTTTATATGCTTGGCAGCCGCGAGGATTCCCTGGACGATTTCAAGCGCTCCGTAGAGGTCGCCGACAGATTGGGAGTAAGTATGCATCCTTCGCTGGTAGTCCCCTATCCGGGGACGGAACTGCGCCAGCAGTATGAACCCTATCTGTATAAGGAGCTGGGTTGGGAGTACTATACCGGGGCGTACGCGTTGTTTGACCATCCGGATGCGGCCATGACCCCGGAAGCGCGGGAAGAGGCGTTTTACGAAAGTTCGCTGGAGCTGTTGAGTCTGCCGCGGGTGCTGCGGCACATGTTCAAGGTCCCCTTGTCGGGATTTCCCTATGCCCACATCCTTTCGCTCATGAACCAGCTTCCGGTCCGAAAAGGGATGAAGATAGCGTATGAGCAATGGAAAGCTTCCAAAAAGGCTGTGGGTGAAAAACAGATCATTGTGTAA
- a CDS encoding LuxE/PaaK family acyltransferase produces the protein MSTIDSESHRLTEDILGFIEAGVDAELPAFNDYSMRLFAFQYANNKLFREFCDAKKVRPGDIDRWEDVPMVYNDVFKTHLVSSFPLEEAVLSCLTGGTTSITQRGRIFRDEDGKRLVFAANRVMTGSYLFPDFEEGKRCRILILAPSPELAPSMGMAIGMDQTRQAFGTPDSMFLLGKTGIDIKNLLKALRESEASGVPVALIGATSAYVYFFQACRRKKIKFHLPPGSRICDGGGYRGRFGVVTREDYYGMVQEILAIPESHCVNVLGEAETATNLFDDALRRHVKGLPPRKRTRPVPPWSRVLAMNIDDLSPLPDGEVGLLAHWDLANVPTVLSVITDNLGYTTDGGTGCEMVGRAKIENGKVSPLPDETPGSPMGDSAIFRMLETYTNFSIDFKMALAKDPKVAPSVREEIEARPGSVASCPQVVDEILVAQADDEAAKLRDDSLKTFKDQTERPLDWYKSKSDEQVLTDHPAGLKSEQQVSGKGKKVK, from the coding sequence ATGTCTACCATTGATAGCGAAAGTCATCGTCTGACTGAAGACATTCTCGGCTTCATCGAGGCTGGCGTCGACGCCGAGCTGCCCGCCTTCAACGACTACTCTATGCGACTGTTTGCATTCCAATACGCTAACAACAAGCTCTTTCGGGAGTTCTGTGATGCGAAGAAGGTCCGGCCCGGCGACATCGACCGATGGGAGGATGTGCCCATGGTCTACAACGATGTCTTCAAGACACATCTCGTGTCGTCTTTCCCGCTGGAGGAGGCGGTGCTGTCCTGTCTCACCGGCGGTACTACCAGCATTACGCAGCGGGGCCGCATCTTCCGTGACGAGGACGGCAAGCGCCTCGTGTTTGCGGCGAACCGCGTTATGACCGGCTCCTACCTCTTCCCCGACTTCGAGGAAGGGAAGCGTTGCCGCATCCTGATCCTTGCCCCCAGCCCCGAACTCGCCCCCTCCATGGGCATGGCCATCGGCATGGACCAGACCCGCCAGGCCTTCGGCACGCCGGACAGCATGTTCCTGCTCGGAAAGACAGGCATTGACATCAAGAATCTCCTCAAGGCGTTGCGCGAGTCGGAAGCGAGCGGTGTACCGGTAGCGCTCATCGGCGCTACGTCGGCGTACGTATATTTCTTTCAGGCCTGCCGTCGCAAAAAGATAAAGTTTCACCTGCCGCCAGGCAGCCGCATATGTGACGGTGGTGGCTACCGGGGCCGATTCGGGGTCGTGACCCGCGAAGACTACTACGGGATGGTTCAGGAAATCCTGGCCATACCGGAGAGCCATTGCGTCAACGTGCTCGGCGAAGCAGAGACGGCGACCAACCTTTTTGACGATGCCCTCCGTCGTCATGTGAAGGGGTTGCCCCCCCGCAAGCGCACACGGCCGGTGCCGCCCTGGTCGCGTGTTCTGGCCATGAATATCGATGACTTGTCGCCGCTGCCTGACGGAGAGGTCGGTCTTCTCGCGCACTGGGACCTGGCCAACGTGCCGACGGTTCTGTCGGTGATCACCGACAACCTCGGCTATACCACCGACGGAGGAACCGGCTGCGAGATGGTGGGACGCGCCAAGATCGAGAACGGCAAGGTGTCGCCGCTGCCTGACGAAACACCCGGCAGCCCCATGGGGGACTCGGCAATCTTCCGCATGCTTGAGACCTATACGAACTTCTCCATCGACTTCAAGATGGCGTTGGCCAAGGACCCGAAAGTCGCTCCCAGCGTGCGCGAGGAGATCGAAGCCAGACCCGGTTCTGTTGCGTCGTGCCCGCAGGTCGTTGACGAGATTCTCGTAGCACAGGCCGATGATGAGGCTGCAAAGCTGCGGGATGACTCCTTGAAGACTTTCAAGGACCAGACCGAGCGGCCGCTGGATTGGTACAAATCAAAGTCGGATGAGCAGGTGCTGACAGATCACCCGGCCGGCCTCAAGTCTGAGCAGCAGGTTTCCGGCAAGGGGAAGAAGGTGAAGTGA
- a CDS encoding B12-binding domain-containing radical SAM protein has translation MNIKKVALITPPYHSGVVESAGTWLNVGFVYIAGALRAAGYEVDYYDAMSLWHKWPEIQQRIEAFNPDVVATTAYTASIVHAIELTRLAKKINPQVVTVHGNVHATFCYEEMLTAEHDTIDFIVRGEGETTLPSLLDCLNAGGDPATVPGLAFYRDGAVVATPKAPYIQDLDALPAAWDLVEWPIYSYRAKNNARLAIVSSSRGCQQKCSFCSQQLFWAQTWRARSADNFVAELEMLNKTYGVEVAMLADEIPTFDRERWVRILDLMIERQVPVKLLMETRVDDILRDADIMDKYRQGGVEHIYVGVEAGSQETLDLFKKDTKVEQSKQAIDIINNADIVSETSFVLGMPEDTPESIAATIELAKHYNPDMAFFLAIAPWPYAELYPQLEKYVATKDYRKYNLVEPVIKPIHMTVEDLERELGKAAQKFYMHKFQNLDKLTPWKREFMLAVFDILINNSYLAGQMRAMMKEGKEMPAEVKALIQNVKGHKGGIPHGIAPIP, from the coding sequence ATGAACATTAAAAAGGTAGCTCTCATTACCCCCCCCTATCATTCCGGTGTCGTAGAGTCTGCCGGCACCTGGCTGAACGTCGGTTTTGTCTATATTGCCGGGGCGCTCAGGGCCGCAGGGTACGAGGTCGATTACTACGATGCCATGTCGCTCTGGCACAAATGGCCGGAAATCCAGCAGCGCATCGAGGCGTTCAATCCCGACGTGGTCGCAACTACCGCCTATACCGCCTCAATCGTCCATGCCATTGAGCTTACCCGCCTTGCGAAGAAGATTAATCCGCAGGTCGTCACTGTCCATGGCAACGTCCATGCCACCTTCTGCTACGAAGAAATGCTCACCGCTGAGCACGACACGATCGATTTTATCGTTCGCGGCGAAGGGGAGACGACCCTGCCGTCCCTGCTCGACTGCCTGAATGCCGGCGGTGATCCGGCCACAGTCCCGGGGTTGGCATTCTATCGGGATGGCGCCGTGGTGGCTACGCCCAAGGCTCCCTATATTCAGGACCTGGATGCACTTCCTGCTGCCTGGGATCTGGTCGAATGGCCGATTTACTCCTACAGGGCCAAGAACAACGCCCGGTTGGCCATTGTTTCATCTTCCCGGGGATGTCAGCAGAAATGCTCCTTCTGTTCCCAGCAGCTGTTCTGGGCCCAGACTTGGCGGGCGCGGAGCGCTGATAATTTTGTAGCCGAGCTGGAAATGCTGAACAAAACATACGGGGTTGAAGTGGCGATGCTTGCCGACGAGATTCCCACCTTTGACCGGGAGCGCTGGGTGCGTATTCTCGACCTGATGATAGAGCGCCAGGTGCCGGTCAAGCTCCTGATGGAGACCAGGGTTGATGATATTCTCCGTGATGCCGATATCATGGACAAGTATCGCCAAGGGGGCGTGGAGCATATCTATGTTGGTGTTGAAGCAGGCTCTCAGGAGACCCTTGACCTGTTCAAGAAGGACACCAAGGTGGAGCAGTCCAAGCAGGCCATCGACATCATCAACAATGCCGACATTGTTTCCGAAACTTCCTTTGTCCTCGGCATGCCGGAGGATACTCCGGAGTCGATCGCTGCCACTATTGAGCTTGCCAAACATTATAATCCGGATATGGCCTTCTTCCTTGCCATTGCGCCTTGGCCCTATGCAGAGCTTTATCCGCAGCTGGAAAAATATGTGGCAACAAAGGACTATCGGAAATACAATCTGGTCGAGCCGGTAATCAAGCCTATTCATATGACCGTCGAGGATCTGGAGCGGGAGCTGGGCAAGGCGGCGCAGAAGTTCTACATGCACAAGTTCCAGAACCTGGACAAGCTGACCCCGTGGAAACGCGAATTCATGCTGGCTGTCTTTGATATATTGATCAATAATTCTTATCTGGCCGGCCAAATGCGCGCCATGATGAAAGAAGGCAAGGAGATGCCTGCTGAAGTCAAGGCGCTGATTCAGAACGTTAAAGGGCACAAGGGCGGAATACCCCACGGGATTGCGCCCATTCCGTAA
- a CDS encoding tetratricopeptide repeat protein, with amino-acid sequence MLHFKLGKVFEKSKQYKDAIAEYQEAIKLDPDNLEAHKELAILYGKRGNPLKLPAALLSLKHLLHQ; translated from the coding sequence CTGCTCCACTTCAAGCTGGGGAAGGTTTTCGAGAAGAGCAAGCAATACAAGGATGCCATAGCCGAGTATCAGGAAGCGATAAAGCTTGACCCCGATAATCTGGAAGCCCACAAAGAGCTGGCAATCCTCTATGGGAAAAGGGGGAACCCACTGAAATTACCTGCCGCGCTCCTCTCATTAAAGCACTTATTGCACCAATAA
- the pal gene encoding peptidoglycan-associated lipoprotein Pal, producing the protein MRKSYNKYLLFLTIGALFAGGCAKHEMVKKDEVVPAAEPVKSAETSTVKPVLNETGIKDQPIKEAPITSLPGGDIANTNTANADARPEAALEKIFFDFDSYALTPIARDTLTNNAKIMGKRAGVKIQIEGHCDELGSDEYNLALGEKRAKSAMQYLVTMGVPAQRLAVISYGKEKPADPGHGEAAWAKNRRNEFVIISK; encoded by the coding sequence ATGCGTAAATCATACAACAAATATCTTTTGTTTTTGACTATTGGGGCACTCTTTGCCGGCGGCTGTGCAAAGCACGAGATGGTAAAGAAGGATGAAGTGGTCCCAGCGGCTGAACCGGTTAAATCTGCGGAAACATCGACAGTCAAGCCTGTGCTGAATGAAACCGGCATCAAGGACCAACCGATCAAGGAAGCACCCATAACGAGCCTGCCAGGTGGAGATATCGCCAATACAAATACAGCCAACGCTGACGCACGACCAGAAGCTGCCCTGGAGAAGATTTTCTTCGATTTTGATTCATATGCACTAACACCCATTGCCCGTGACACGCTTACGAATAACGCGAAAATCATGGGAAAGAGGGCCGGTGTAAAGATCCAGATAGAAGGGCATTGCGACGAGCTGGGTTCGGATGAATACAACCTCGCCTTGGGGGAGAAGAGGGCCAAGTCTGCCATGCAGTATCTAGTAACCATGGGCGTTCCGGCGCAAAGGCTTGCCGTAATCAGCTACGGCAAGGAGAAACCGGCTGATCCGGGCCATGGCGAGGCTGCCTGGGCGAAAAACCGTCGGAACGAGTTCGTCATAATATCAAAATAG